TAGATAATGACATGTAGATGACATAGTTGATCAGTTTATAGTGTGTGGGGGCAATCTGGTGTGTATCACGACTCTCCCTTTTGAAAATCTTTTGTTATATAAAGCCACACAAGGAACACCATGCATGTCAAGAACATTAGTAGATCGAGTTGTTTGATCATGGAATATCTTTCTGCAACTTCCTTCACAGCCCTATTAAGCTTCCCAACTTCACTTCTTGTCTTAGCAATCATACTGTTTTACTTCATCCAATCCCATAGGAATGTCAAGAAACACCCATTGCCTCCCGGTCCAAAACCATGGCCTATTGTTGGATGCCTCCCTACCATGCTCCGAAACAAGCCAGTGTATCGATGGATACACAATCTCATGAAAGAAATGAACACTGAAATAGCTTGTATCCGTTTAGGAAATGTTCTTGTGATTCCTGTCATTTGTCCTGATATTGCTTGTGAATTCTTAAAAGCACAAGATAATACCTTTGCATCTAGACCTAATACCATGACCACAGATCTCATCTCGAGAGGTTACTTAGCAACAATTCTCTCTCCCTCTGGAGACCAAtggaataaaatgaagaaagttCTTATGACTCATGTACTTTCTCCAAAAAAACATCAGTGGCTTTATAGCAAAAGAGTTGAAGAAGCTGATCACCTTGTTCATTACGTGTATAACCAGTGCAAGAAGTCTGTGCATCAAGGTGGCATTGTGAATTTGAGAACTGCTGCCCGGCACTATTGTGCAAATGTGACTAGGAAGATGCTGTTCAATAAGAGGTTTTTTGGGGAGGGAATGAAAGATGGGGGACCTGGTTTTGAGGAAGAGGAGTATATGGATGCACTTTTCAGTTGCCTTAAACATATATATGCATTTTGCATCTCGGATTTTTTGCCATCTTTGATAGGGCTTGACTTAGATGGGCATGAGAAGGTGGTGATGGAGAATCATAGGATCATCAATAAATACCATGATCCCAT
This window of the Populus trichocarpa isolate Nisqually-1 chromosome 13, P.trichocarpa_v4.1, whole genome shotgun sequence genome carries:
- the LOC18104689 gene encoding isoleucine N-monooxygenase 2 isoform X1, whose protein sequence is MEYLSATSFTALLSFPTSLLVLAIILFYFIQSHRNVKKHPLPPGPKPWPIVGCLPTMLRNKPVYRWIHNLMKEMNTEIACIRLGNVLVIPVICPDIACEFLKAQDNTFASRPNTMTTDLISRGYLATILSPSGDQWNKMKKVLMTHVLSPKKHQWLYSKRVEEADHLVHYVYNQCKKSVHQGGIVNLRTAARHYCANVTRKMLFNKRFFGEGMKDGGPGFEEEEYMDALFSCLKHIYAFCISDFLPSLIGLDLDGHEKVVMENHRIINKYHDPIIHERVQQWKDGAKKDTEDLLDILITLKDRNGNPLLSKDEIKAQITEIMVAAVDNPSNACEWAFAEMLNQPEILEKATEELDRVVGKERLVQESDFAHLNYVKACAREAFRLHPFAPFNVPHVSAADTTVANYFIPKGSYVLLSRLGLGRNPKVWDEPLKFKPERHLNEMEKVVLTENNLRFISFSTGKRGCKGVTLGTSMTTMLFARLLQAFTWSLPPRQSSIDLTIAEDSMALAKPLCALAKPRLRPQVYPGY